From one Rosa rugosa chromosome 4, drRosRugo1.1, whole genome shotgun sequence genomic stretch:
- the LOC133741981 gene encoding dihydroceramide fatty acyl 2-hydroxylase FAH2-like yields MVARDFQVDLNKALVFQVGHLGEAYHEWVHQPIVCTEGPRFFENEFLEFFTRTVWWAVPTIWLPVVCYSISKTVQMGHTFPEIVLMVLFGILVSTLLEYTIHRFLFHIETKSYWGNTIHYVLHGCHHKHPMDGLRLVLPPIATAILCLLVWYMFRLLSPPSVAPALFGGTLLGYVAYDVTHYYLHHGKPSKRLTQDLKKYHMNHHFRIQNKGFGITSSLWDNVFGTVPSTKAAEKMSKQ; encoded by the exons ATGGTTGCTCGGGACTTCCAAGTTGATTTGAATAAAGCCCTCGTATTCCAG GTTGGCCATCTTGGAGAGGCATATCACGAGTGGGTTCACCAGCCTATTGTCTGCACTGAAGGCCCTCGATTTTTTGAAAATGAATTTTTGGAG TTCTTTACCCGCACTGTGTGGTGGGCAGTTCCTACCATATGGCTTCCAGTTGTGTGTTACTCTATCTCCAAGACCGTACAGATGGGCCATACCTTTCCAGAAATAGTTCTGATGGTTCTTTTTGGCATTTTGGTGTCGACATTGCTTGAATATACAATTCACCGTTTCCTTTTCCACATTGAAACCAAAAGCTACTg GGGGAACACCATACATTATGTTCTCCATGGCTGCCATCACAAACACCCAATGGATGGTTTGCGACTTGTTCTTCCTCCGATTGCAACAGCTATTTTATGTCTTCTA GTATGGTATATGTTTAGGCTTTTATCACCTCCATCAGTTGCTCCGGCTTTGTTTGGAGGAACCTTATTGGGATATGTAGCATATGATGTCACTCATTACTACCTTCACCATGGGAAGCCATCTAAAAGATTGACTCAAGATCTGAAG AAATATCACATGAACCATCACTTCAGAATTCAAAATAAGGGATTCGGGATCACTTCCTCCTTATGGGACAATGTTTTCGGAACAGTGCCTTCAACAAAAGCTGCTGAGAAAATGAGTAAACAGTAG
- the LOC133741978 gene encoding uncharacterized protein LOC133741978, with amino-acid sequence MLKQSPSRNQRVKGFKVKHAVQISLLLAICIWLVYQLNHSHGKKALEVSSAEKISGEVQNEHGVLELGRRGLRPHVEETSMDVGRHREKEEESEEEADETKAEESEEEGRGGEDEVDGHDQEKSEEESEGVEDLIDEDDTEREEESEEQESEEQGNDLEDQVQNRDTRYSQDAREEQYKGDDASNAVKQNIRTISNQIEIGSLRRVKEEEVDTAENIDLEKDNKATGETKGNQFGSVKIDGQTDAGSSTTTSENPKRSNGSLYGTEMLLKLYYDSI; translated from the coding sequence ATGTTGAAGCAATCACCCAGTAGAAACCAGAGGGTAAAAGGCTTCAAGGTAAAGCATGCTGTTCAGATATCTTTGTTGCTTGCTATTTGCATCTGGCTGGTTTACCAACTCAATCACTCCCATGGTAAAAAAGCACTTGAAGTCAGCTCTGCAGAGAAGATATCAGGAGAGGTGCAAAATGAGCATGGAGTACTAGAACTTGGGAGACGGGGCCTCCGTCCTCATGTGGAAGAAACTTCGATGGATGTTGGAAGGCATAGGGAAAAAGAGGAAGAATCAGAAGAAGAGGCAGATGAGACTAAAGCTGAAGAAAGTGAGGAGGAAGGAAGAGGCGGTGAAGATGAAGTTGACGGGCATGATCAAGAGAAATCCGAGGAAGAATCTGAGGGGGTAGAGGATTTGATTGATGAAGATGATacggagagagaagaagaaagtgaaGAACAAGAGAGTGAAGAGCAAGGAAATGATTTGGAGGATCAAGTTCAAAATAGAGATACAAGGTATAGCCAAGATGCAAGAGAGGAGCAATACAAGGGTGATGATGCATCCAATGCTGTGAAGCAGAACATCCGCACTATAAGCAACCAAATCGAAATTGGAAGCTTGAGAAGAGTGAAGGAAGAAGAGGTAGACACTGCAGAAAATATTGATTTAGAGAAAGATAATAAAGCCACTGGTGAAACAAAAGGTAATCAGTTTGGTTCTGTCAAGATAGATGGTCAAACAGATGCTGGTTCATCAACCACTACAAGTGAAAACCCAAAAAGGAGCAATGGTTCTCTTTATGGAACAGAGATGCTACTTAAGTTATATTATGATTCAATCTAA